AGCAACATCATCTGCTCCTGTTAAATTTGCAGCCTCCGAAGCACTAGTAGGGAAATCATTTTTCCACTCAGCGTTAGTTAAATCAATAGCATAAGTAGAAGCAACTCCATTGTTAGTAATTGGTACTCCAGTTACGTAACGTGTTTGTGTATTGTCTGAATTGTTTTTAGCATGACCAACACTCATTAATAATGCTTCCGAGTTATTATTAATAACTGTTATCAACACATATTTATTTGTATTTGCATCAATATCCGCTGTAGTAATATCAATTCTCGGTGTTCCTGTACCAAATTCTAAAACAGAACCCGAAGCTGATGTTGTTAAACTAATAGAAGCACCAGCAGTTACAAAACCTTCATTACTATTATTAAAATCATAAGTTTGCGCAGAGGCAATAAAAGGTGCTGCGATTAAAGCAGCGATTAAAGTAATTTTTTTCATAATTATCGTATTTAAGTTATGTTATTTGTCAAATCTATAAAAACATACTGGTTGGTTTTTGTTTTTAGACATTTATAAAACCTACTAATCATCACAAAAGGTATAACTATCATCAAACCCTTATAATCAGTGGATTGACAATCGGTTGTATTTTAACGATGTACTATTCAATACTGAATAAAATGTTTGTTTTGATAGCTTATTAAAGAGATATTCCTGTACCTTTTTTAATAATTATGAATTATATAAGCATAAAAAAACGCACCTGAAGTCAGATGCGTTTTTATTTATATTATTATGTTGTAATTATAGCGCTACTTTTACTGCTGCTACAGTTCCGTTTTTAGAAATTTTAACAATGTAAATTCCAGAAGCCAATCCTTTAGAACCTACTTGTTGACCTGTAACATTGTAAACAGCATCTAGGTTTGCACCATTAACCATAATATTTCCATTAGCTGCATTTACAGTTGCTCCAGGTATTACATCAACTGTTTTCATAAACAGAGCTGTATTGTTGTCAAAAACAATTTGCTTAAATTCTACCAAACCACCTGTGGCACTATTACTAGCACCAGTATCTCTAGGAACCAAATCAATTTGAACAATATTATCTGTCCAATTGGCATGATTTAATTCAATATCTACAACCTCATTACCTGTTGTTCCTTGATTCTTCCCCCCCGTAGGAGGTACACTTTCAGAGGTAGAAACAAAAGCTAATCTTAATTGATCATGACCTCCGAAAGCCCCTAACTCTACATGGCAGTAAGTATAACTAGCTGCAGCAAAAACAGTAGTAATTCCATCTCCTAATCTTATTTTAGAACTAGACCCTGTATCTGTATCTAAGGTATAAATACCTCCAGCTACTGCTGTATCATCTACAGTATCACCGTCATCTCCATTTACATCCTCTGTATTAACGGCTGCCCAACCTTCATTGTTTCCATCCGTTTCAAACTGATAGTTTTGAGCATTCATAAATGTTACTGCTAGCAAAGCAGCGATAAAAGTAATTTTTCTCATAATAGTATATTTTTTAAGTTCTGTGTTTGTTAAAGTTAGCAAACCTTATTTGCATTAACAAATGTTTGCACATATTAACAACTCCTTAATTTCAAGATTCTTAAAAAAACACCTTTAAATTATTAAATTACAAGCTTAACAACCTCTGTTTGGTTGTTTTTTGTAACCACTACTAGATAAATTCCGTGGCTTAAATTAGCATTTTCTAATAGTACACCTGTAATACTATATACTGCTTTTAAATTGGCTCCTTTAACATAAATAGTTCCGTTATCTGAGCTCACAATTACATCTTTTAACTTTTTAGGAATGGTAGAGGTTGACAAAGATGAATTTGCATCAAAAATAATTTTATCTATTTCAATTGTTCCATCAGCAACAAATGCAGCATTTCCGTTATCTTTTACATGAAATTTTATATCGTTTACCGTAGCTGTCCAACCATCTAGTCCAGTACAATCAAAATCTATATATTCAAAATCAGAGTTGTTCTCTGTAATATTATCAATATTTATAAATGTCCTTTTGGTATTATCACTTTCTTGAGGAAAAGACATTCTTAACATTCCGTTAGAAGTATTGTTTTTTAACAATACATGAGCATAGTTAAAGCTAGAAGCATCTACAGCAGCGGTAGTAGTTGCATATACAGAAGTAGACCCTGTTGCAATTCCTCCTGAAACAGTTAAATTCCCCCATCCTTCTGCATCTCCATCAGTATCAAAATTAAACTCTTTAGTAGCAGCAACTCCATCAAACAAGGCATCTATAATATCTTCTACCCAAGTTCTATCACTAACTTTGTAAATTGTTTTGTTAGACTCTTCTCCAGCATCCCAAACAGTAAAAGCAAAACCTCTGTCTATGGCTGCTTTGGCAACATATCTGTGATATTCTTTTCTAGAAGCTGCATCAGGCCCTCCATGATCTCCATCTTGACCTGTACTATAATCGTGTCCATTTACATTATCTGCTCCAAACTCTCCCAATAACACTGGAATATTACCATTATTGGTAGCCCATGTTTTTACTTGATCAAAATGAGTATCAAGTAAATCATAATCTGATTGAGTTCCCCAATCATTATCTGTGTATTGTTCTTTACCTGAACTGGTAAAATTAAAAGGAACATAGTAATGGAAAGTAGCCATTAAATAATTATCACTTGCTAAAAAAGAACTTTCCATTTGCTGTGGAGCTTTATAGGTGTTATCTCCTCCTCCATTTACAATCACAATTCTTGTAGGGTTCTCTTCTCTAATTATGCTTAACATTGCAGGATTGATAATATCTACATCTGCTTTAGACATACTAAAATAAGCTTCATTCATAATTTCGAACAAAAGTTCATCAGGCTTATTTTTAAATCTTAGTGAAACAGCTTTCCATAATGCTTTAAAACGATCTACCGCAGCTTCTCTATCGGCTCCAGTTCTATAATCATCTTTTGATGCATTATAACTATCCCAAAACCAGTGGTCTCCATGAACATCAATAATTGCAATTAAACCTTTGTTTAGTGCCCAATCTGTTACTTGTTCAATTCTATCCAAATATGCAGTTGAAAGGGTATAATCATCTGAACTACCAATATAGTTCCCACCAGCATCAGTATAATTTACACTTGATAAAGGAGTTAAGTAAGTATCAAAACGAATAGGAATTCTAACTGTTTTAAAACCTTTTGCTTTTACATCGTCAAAATAAGTTTCTTCAACCGCAGGTGCCCAGTTTCCTTCAATTGGAGCACTCATCACATTACCTAAATTAATTCCTCTCCCCATTTTAGCAATCATTTGGGTAGGGGTTGTTTGTGAAAATAATTGCGCACTAATAAATAATGCTAAAAAAAATAAAGTAGTTTTTTTCATGTTTGTTTGTAGTAATAATTGTTAGTTTTAAATAGGGGTAAATATTTTTATTGCGTTTTTGATTGTTGCCATACTTTTCGCTGTATTGGCGTTAAAACTTCGTTGGTTTTTTTCCAATTTGTATAATACAAGTCGCTTAATTGCTGTTTTTCATCTTCTTTAGATAAACCAAGCGCTTTAATTTCTTTTGTTTTATCTAGTTTTTCTACAAACAAAAGTGTGATTTTATCTTTTTGTTCTTTGGTTAAAGAAGCACTATCATCTAAACCGATTAATTGTTTATTAAATTCTTCTGTTGATTTTTGTGCTTTTAAATATTTCCAATCTTGTGCAACAGCATTATTAGTCGCCAAAAACAAATAAAAGATAGCTAGTAATAATTTAATCTTTTTCATTATTAATAATTTTTAGGGCAGTTTAGCTTTAGTTGATTTATAAAATTACACTATCGATTAAGATTTAACAATAAACAACACAGCGCTTTAGCGTGTTTTGTCAATTTCTATACCTTTTAAGTGTAAAAAAAAACCATGAAGCCTGAGCTCCATGGTTTTTTAACCTAAAAATTTTAGTTTGTATAGTACAATATTGGTGTTTCTTCAACCAGATATTGTACCTGTTTTGTTGAAATTACAATTGTTGACTTATAATTTCACTTGTTTTATACCCAATTCTTTCGGCCATTACATAAATGTATTTACCTTTTAAATCATCTGTAAGCTTAATAGACTCTGTATATAGTTTCCATCCGCTTTTAAAATTTAATTTAGCATTAGGCTTGTCTAAAATTAGATAAGCTATAGAACTACCTTTTGTATCACATTCAATGCTTACTTTTTTCTTTAAACAGGTAAACTCTGGTTTACTAGTAACAGGCTGAACTCCATTAGGCCACATTTGATTCACCAAAACATGTTCCGATATCTCTCCATAATCTTTTTGATGTTTTGCCTTTTTTAAATAAGCCTTACGCATAGTCTTTAATACTTTAGCATAAGCAGGATTGTTAGCTAAATTGTGAATATTAAAAGGATCTTTTTCACAATCATATAACTCCTCTGGTTGTTTGGTTTGAAACCAATCTGATTGCACATCATTTAACTCTCCTTTTCCGTTTAAATCAAAATACTCGTTCATCATAGGAACTTGCCTTCTATATCCAATTTCCTTATACTTTGTTTTTTCTGGATAAAAGTTTTTTAAATATAAAAACTGCTTGTTTCTTACAGAACGAATTCTATCTGTAACCTCATCAAATCTATCTGAACTACCAAATACATAATCTCTAGGTTTTGCTTCGTACTTTCCTAAAAATGCTTCTCCGTTAAAATACTTTTTTGGTTTTATTCCTGCAATACTCATCATTGTTGGTGCTAAGTCTGTTAAAGAAATTAATCTATCAGAAGTACCTATTTTTGATGAATTTGGAAACTTAATTAAAAAAGGAATTTTTAATCCAGAATCTAAAATAGCTCTTTTTTGTCTTGGTAAAGGACCTCCATGATCGCTGTAAAAGAAAATATAAGTATCATCATACAAACCATCTTCTTTTAATTTGGTAATTAAATCTCCTACAACTTTATCCATCATTTCAATATTGCTATAATTTCTAGCAACTGTATATCTAGACAATTCGGTATCTGGAAAATATGGAGGTAAACTCACCTCTTCGGGCTTAACTGTTAAAGGATATTTTTCGTGCTTCCACAACTTACTTTCATGTGTTAAATTGGTATTAAAAACAGCAAAGAAAGGTTTTCCTTTGGGTCTATTTCTCCAATGAGCAGATGCATCATTTACATCCCAAGCTGTAACAGGAGCCGCAAATTGGTAATCTGTTTTATCATTATTAGTACAATAATACCCTGCTGCTCTTAAATATTCTGGAAAACATTTTACTTCTTCAGGAATTACAGCTGAATATTGTCTTACCATTTTACCTTCGATATCTAAATTAATGGTAGTGTCTTTGTATTTTCTATTTCCCCACGAAGTAATATCAGAACCTGTTCTCATGTGCATGGTTCCAATAGCCGTAGCTTGCATTCCTGTAATAATTGATGATCTTGAAGGAGCACAAACCCCAACAGTAGCAAACACATTATTATAAACCATACTATGTTTTGCCAAAGCATCTAAGTTGGGCGTTTTAGCTGTGTTATCTCCGTACATAGACAATGTAGGACTTATATCTTCTGTAACAATCCACAAAACATTGTATTTTTTTTCTTGCGAAAAAATAACAGATGACCACAACATTAATATTACCAATAGTAAATTTTTCATTGTCTTATAATTTTATTTTTATCTTTTTATCGCAACCTTCTTCTAGGTTAAAGGTTCCTGTGTGTATTTTATCATTTACCAAAAGTTTGTATTCATAAGTTCCATAAAAACCTTTTAACTCATAACTTCCTTTTTCATTGGTTTTAAAATTCTCTACAGTTTTCCATTCTTTATGAACTAAAGAATAAAAAGCAGCTCCCATAGCTGTCATTCTTCCTTGTTTATTGTAAAACGCCGCTTTATTGTTTTTATCTTGATGATATCCCCAAAACAGAAATTCGCTTACATTGGGTTTACTAAAAGCTGCAATCATAAAATCTCTTGTATATTGATATCTTATTTCTTCATCATCAATCTCCATGGTAAATTCAGAAATACTAATGTCCTTTTTTAACTGACTATAATAATCTATTATACTTAAGACTTTTGTAGGTGGTGTTAAATCTGTACCCATATGGCACTGTATTCCTACTCCATCAACCAAACCGTTAGTATGTTCATCAATTCTTTTAACAAAATCGTAATACCATTTTTGTTTTTGAGTATCAATTCCTCCTTTGCTTATAATTCCATACTCATTAGTAAACCTTGCAATTGAAGAATCTAATTTTTTAACTTCTTTAAAAGCATTGTAAATAATTTGTTCTGATCCTGTAATTTCTTGTAAATCTTTATTAGTATAAGCTTCATTAACCACATCCCACGATGAAAATTTCCCTTTGGTTTTAGAAACAATATCGGTTACATGATTTTCTATCAAACTTATTACCTTTTTAGGATGATCCTTATTTTTTTCAACCTCTTTAGGCAAGTAAGAAAAACCTGGCCAAACCAACACATGTCCTTTTAATCTGATTCCGTCTTGACGTAAAACTTCTATAGCATTTAAAACTCTTTCTCTATTTTTTATTCTATGCCATGATTTTATTTTGGTATCATTTTCAAACACCGCAGTATTAAAAGTTTTTTTAAAGAAACTATATTGCGCAGGGTTATTTAGCACCTCATCAGCATTAATAGCGGCTCCAAACGGAAAACTGTGTTTAGATAATACCACGTTGATTTGAGTATCTTTTAAAGGCTTATCATCTTCATCAGTAAAAACTAATTCAACTGTTCCTTTTCTGATTTTTTTTATACGATCATTTGCCTCATTTCTCCACGCTGCATTTTTTTTCATTCCAGCATATTTGATTTGAGTTTTAGGCAAATCAGATATTTTTATGTTTTCTGGAAACTTTATAAACTTGATGTTTTTCATCAATAAAGTTTGTGGCCTATATCCAAATTGAAAAACCATTGAAAATTCATTTGGATTAGGAACTATAGTTGTTTTATAAGGCACGTAATATGTTTGCCACTTGGATGCAATACTTATGGTCTGAATCATATTATCCTTATAACTATTGCTTTGCTTTAAAATACAACTTAATTTGGCCTCCCCTGTTTCCAAACTAGATTTGGTAGTAATTGCATCAAAAGCCAACAAGTACACTTGTTTTTCTTTAGGTTGAAATGAT
Above is a genomic segment from Wenyingzhuangia fucanilytica containing:
- a CDS encoding glycoside hydrolase family 5 protein, yielding MKKTTLFFLALFISAQLFSQTTPTQMIAKMGRGINLGNVMSAPIEGNWAPAVEETYFDDVKAKGFKTVRIPIRFDTYLTPLSSVNYTDAGGNYIGSSDDYTLSTAYLDRIEQVTDWALNKGLIAIIDVHGDHWFWDSYNASKDDYRTGADREAAVDRFKALWKAVSLRFKNKPDELLFEIMNEAYFSMSKADVDIINPAMLSIIREENPTRIVIVNGGGDNTYKAPQQMESSFLASDNYLMATFHYYVPFNFTSSGKEQYTDNDWGTQSDYDLLDTHFDQVKTWATNNGNIPVLLGEFGADNVNGHDYSTGQDGDHGGPDAASRKEYHRYVAKAAIDRGFAFTVWDAGEESNKTIYKVSDRTWVEDIIDALFDGVAATKEFNFDTDGDAEGWGNLTVSGGIATGSTSVYATTTAAVDASSFNYAHVLLKNNTSNGMLRMSFPQESDNTKRTFINIDNITENNSDFEYIDFDCTGLDGWTATVNDIKFHVKDNGNAAFVADGTIEIDKIIFDANSSLSTSTIPKKLKDVIVSSDNGTIYVKGANLKAVYSITGVLLENANLSHGIYLVVVTKNNQTEVVKLVI
- a CDS encoding sulfatase, whose protein sequence is MKNLLLVILMLWSSVIFSQEKKYNVLWIVTEDISPTLSMYGDNTAKTPNLDALAKHSMVYNNVFATVGVCAPSRSSIITGMQATAIGTMHMRTGSDITSWGNRKYKDTTINLDIEGKMVRQYSAVIPEEVKCFPEYLRAAGYYCTNNDKTDYQFAAPVTAWDVNDASAHWRNRPKGKPFFAVFNTNLTHESKLWKHEKYPLTVKPEEVSLPPYFPDTELSRYTVARNYSNIEMMDKVVGDLITKLKEDGLYDDTYIFFYSDHGGPLPRQKRAILDSGLKIPFLIKFPNSSKIGTSDRLISLTDLAPTMMSIAGIKPKKYFNGEAFLGKYEAKPRDYVFGSSDRFDEVTDRIRSVRNKQFLYLKNFYPEKTKYKEIGYRRQVPMMNEYFDLNGKGELNDVQSDWFQTKQPEELYDCEKDPFNIHNLANNPAYAKVLKTMRKAYLKKAKHQKDYGEISEHVLVNQMWPNGVQPVTSKPEFTCLKKKVSIECDTKGSSIAYLILDKPNAKLNFKSGWKLYTESIKLTDDLKGKYIYVMAERIGYKTSEIISQQL
- a CDS encoding endo-1,4-beta-xylanase, with the translated sequence MMHFKSLLLLLSLGVSSVFSQGPIPTNGESLLEYKKLQHLNIKKQFGGISVVDKDSLILKFDTKEQPKFIYELSAMFPTKSFQPKEKQVYLLAFDAITTKSSLETGEAKLSCILKQSNSYKDNMIQTISIASKWQTYYVPYKTTIVPNPNEFSMVFQFGYRPQTLLMKNIKFIKFPENIKISDLPKTQIKYAGMKKNAAWRNEANDRIKKIRKGTVELVFTDEDDKPLKDTQINVVLSKHSFPFGAAINADEVLNNPAQYSFFKKTFNTAVFENDTKIKSWHRIKNRERVLNAIEVLRQDGIRLKGHVLVWPGFSYLPKEVEKNKDHPKKVISLIENHVTDIVSKTKGKFSSWDVVNEAYTNKDLQEITGSEQIIYNAFKEVKKLDSSIARFTNEYGIISKGGIDTQKQKWYYDFVKRIDEHTNGLVDGVGIQCHMGTDLTPPTKVLSIIDYYSQLKKDISISEFTMEIDDEEIRYQYTRDFMIAAFSKPNVSEFLFWGYHQDKNNKAAFYNKQGRMTAMGAAFYSLVHKEWKTVENFKTNEKGSYELKGFYGTYEYKLLVNDKIHTGTFNLEEGCDKKIKIKL